The sequence GAAGGGCCCGCAGGCCGAGCGGGTGCGCGTCATCGCCTGAGTCGCGTCCGGTCCCGCTCGTCGGCCGGTCCCCACCGGGGCAGCGGCGCGGGCGGGCACCAGGGAAGATCGTGGGCCGATCCAGCCGTCGCTGAGGAGCGCTCATGTCCGACCAGTCCCCGTCGGGTCCGCCCGAGCCCGATCCCGTGGACCGGCCCGCGCCGGGCGGCCCGGTCGGGCCCGCCGGCCCGTACCAGGGCTGGGTCTTCCCGCCCACCGGCGGCTACCCGCCCGGCGCCGACCCGTACCCCGGCTACCCGCCCGGCTACCCGCCGTACGCCGGCCACCTGCCGTACGGCTGGCCGGCCGCCGGCGGCTGGGATCCGGCCGACCCGTTGGTGAACCCGCCGCAGGCGGGCATCGACGGCTGGTTCAGCCGGTGCGCCGGCGCGCTGCGTCGTGGCTGGCGGACGCTGCTGCCGATCATGCTGCTCACCCAGGCGCTTCCCGCCGCGGTGGTCTCGATCATCTCCCTCGGGCTGGAGCCGTCCTCGCAGCTGCCGGCCGACGGCTCGCTGTCCCCGGGCTACCTGGGTGACTTCCTCACCTTCGGCGGCGCGACGATGGTCGCCGCCCTGCTGCTCTACCTGCTGCAGAGCGTGGGCTGGGCGGCCGGCACCTGGGTGGTCACCCGGCAGGCGGCCGGCGAGCCGGTCGACCTCGGCGGCGCGCTGCGCTACGGCGTGCGCCGGGCACCCGGGCTGTACGGCTGGACCCTGCTGACCGGGCTGCTCGCCGCGGTCGGCTTCTGCTTCTGCGTGATACCCGGCGTCTACCTCGCGTTCGCGCTCGCCCTGGCCGGCCCGGTCTACCTCTTCGAGCGGCAGAACCCGATCGGGCGTTCCTTCCACCTCTTCCGCAGCCGGCTCGGCATGGTGCCGGCCCGGGTCGCGCTGGTGGCGGCGGCGGTCGTCGCCGGGACCGTGGTCGGCGCGGTGCTGGAGGCCGTCGGCACCGCGCCACTGGGCACCGACCCGTTCGCCGCGCCGGGCACCGCGGTGGGCGCCGTCGTGGTGGTCGCGGTGACCGCTGCGCTGGTCGTCCCGGTCTACCTGGTCCAGCTGGTCGGGCTGATCGTGACGTACGCGGAGCAGCGGGCCCACGAGGGGCCGGTGAACGCCGCGCGACTGGCGGCGGAACTCGGCTGACCGGCCCGAGTCTGCTTGCACTCGGCAGGGGAGAGTGCTAAACAAGTCATTGGCACTCGCATACGCTGAGTGCCAATGGTCGGGGCGGTGGGGCCACGGTCGCACCGGCGTTCGAGACGCCGGTGGGGCACATGGCCGGTCGTCGCGGGCTATCCGGCCCGGCCGAAGGACGTCGTCGTCGCCAGGTGGCGACGTCCCAAGGTGCGTACACCAGGCGGCCCATCCGGGGCACAAACACTCGGGTGGCCCGTGAGTGTCCAGGAGGACAACGCCGTATGGCCAAGATGATCGCGTTCGACGAAGAGGCGCGCCGCGGCCTCGAGCGGGGCATGAACCAGCTCGCCGACGCCGTGAAGGTGACGCTCGGCCCCAAGGGCCGCAACGTCGTGCTCGAGAAGAAGTGGGGTGCCCCCACCATCACCAACGATGGTGTGAGCATCGCCAAGGAGATCGAGCTCGAGGACCCCTACGAGAAGATCGGCGCCGAGCTGGTCAAGGAGGTCGCCAAGAAGACCGACGACGTCGCCGGTGACGGCACGACGACGGCGACCGTCCTGGCCCAGGCCCTGGTCCGCGAGGGCCTGCGCAACGTGGCCGCCGGCGCCAACCCGATCGCCCTGAAGCGGGGCATCGAGGCCGCCGTGGCCAGCGTCTCGGAGGAGCTGCTCAAGCTCGCCAAGGACGTCGAGACCAAGGAGCAGATCGCCTCCACCGCCTCCATCTCCGCCGGTGACAACACCGTCGGCGAGATCATCGCCGAGGCGATGGACAAGGTCGGCAAGGAAGGCGTCATCACCGTCGAGGAGAGCAACACCTTCGGCCTGGAGCTCGAGCTCACCGAGGGCATGCGCTTCGACAAGGGCTACATCTCCGCGTACTTCATGACCGACCCGGAGCGTATGGAGGCCGTCTTCGACGAGCCGTACCTCCTGATCGTCAACAGCAAGATCTCGTCGGTGAAGGACCTGCTCCCGATCCTGGAGAAGGTCATGCAGGGCGGCAAGCCGCTGCTGATCATCGCCGAGGACATCGAGGGCGAGGCCCTGGCGACCCTGGTCGTCAACAAGGTCCGGGGCACCTTCAAGTCGGTCGCCGTCAAGGCGCCCGGCTTCGGTGACCGCCGCAAGGCCATGCTGGCCGACATCGCCATCCT comes from Micromonospora purpureochromogenes and encodes:
- the groL gene encoding chaperonin GroEL (60 kDa chaperone family; promotes refolding of misfolded polypeptides especially under stressful conditions; forms two stacked rings of heptamers to form a barrel-shaped 14mer; ends can be capped by GroES; misfolded proteins enter the barrel where they are refolded when GroES binds); amino-acid sequence: MAKMIAFDEEARRGLERGMNQLADAVKVTLGPKGRNVVLEKKWGAPTITNDGVSIAKEIELEDPYEKIGAELVKEVAKKTDDVAGDGTTTATVLAQALVREGLRNVAAGANPIALKRGIEAAVASVSEELLKLAKDVETKEQIASTASISAGDNTVGEIIAEAMDKVGKEGVITVEESNTFGLELELTEGMRFDKGYISAYFMTDPERMEAVFDEPYLLIVNSKISSVKDLLPILEKVMQGGKPLLIIAEDIEGEALATLVVNKVRGTFKSVAVKAPGFGDRRKAMLADIAILTGGQVISEEVGLKLDAVGVDMLGRARKVVVTKDETTIVDGAGDAEQIQGRVNQIRAEIDRSDSDYDREKLQERLAKLAGGVAVIKVGAATEVELKERKHRIEDAVRNAKAAVEEGIVPGGGVALVQAGKSAFDKLDLTGDEATGAQIVKIALDAPLRQIAVNAGLEGGVVVEHVRNLEPGHGLNAANGEYVDLLAAGIIDPAKVTRSALQNAASIAALFLTTEAVVADKPEKTPAAPAGPGGGDMDF